In Nocardioides sp. zg-1228, a single window of DNA contains:
- a CDS encoding penicillin-binding protein 2 has product MPSTRPRRGASRGAPMLRLRIGFVLIAMVLSFFGARLVQLQGVDPRSYAVRAAAEGAVRVPLEAERGDILDRNGQPLADSVKGKMVIADPALTADRAPELARLLTDRLSVDYFRTLTALRGRKDGSRFEYVARRVPSTLAGDTLAALDEAGFKGISLQDDPIRSYPSGDVGANLIGYMGTDEPLGGFERTFDTQLAGVDGEATWQSNSGKGVRIPLRESTLKAARNGEALRTTIDRDLQWFTQKVLAQSVRQYRAESGAAVVMDTRTGEILALADYPTFDANVPTESDQDDLGSRAMSDTYEPGSVQKVLTAASLIDAGKAFPRQRFKVPSSLARQDRVIGDWFDHGDIRLTLAGIIAKSSNIGTVLAADAFSPPELVAYLKRFGLGTRTDIGVRGETPGILTPGEAMTSQTKDRVAFGQSLSVNVAQMAAAINTIANGGVRVSPSLVSGSAVTDDGVTVGTDVATRTRVVSKKAARATARMMEKVVDPEDGVAPAAQVPGYLVAGKTGTAQRVASDGTGYDGSTSVSFGGFAPADDARFTVYVVVHAPRVDGGGGSIAGPVFSRIMGYVLGRYGVAPTDGTPSRLPVEW; this is encoded by the coding sequence GTGCCGAGCACCCGCCCCAGGCGCGGCGCCTCACGTGGCGCGCCCATGCTGCGCCTGCGCATCGGGTTCGTCCTCATCGCGATGGTCCTCTCCTTCTTCGGTGCCCGGCTGGTGCAGCTCCAGGGCGTCGATCCCCGCTCCTACGCGGTCCGCGCGGCCGCCGAGGGCGCGGTGCGGGTGCCGCTGGAGGCCGAGCGCGGCGACATCCTCGACCGCAACGGCCAGCCGCTCGCCGACTCCGTCAAGGGCAAGATGGTCATCGCCGACCCCGCGCTCACCGCAGACCGGGCGCCCGAGCTCGCCCGGCTGCTGACCGACCGGCTCTCCGTCGACTACTTCAGGACCCTCACCGCGCTGCGCGGCCGCAAGGACGGCAGCCGCTTCGAGTACGTCGCCCGGCGGGTGCCGAGCACGCTGGCGGGCGACACCCTCGCGGCCCTCGACGAGGCCGGCTTCAAGGGCATCAGCCTGCAGGACGACCCGATCCGGTCCTACCCCTCCGGTGACGTGGGCGCCAACCTGATCGGCTACATGGGCACCGACGAGCCGCTCGGCGGCTTCGAGCGCACCTTCGACACGCAGCTGGCCGGCGTCGACGGCGAGGCCACCTGGCAGTCCAACTCGGGCAAGGGGGTGCGGATCCCGCTGCGCGAGAGCACCCTCAAGGCCGCCCGCAACGGCGAGGCGCTGCGCACCACCATCGACCGCGACCTGCAGTGGTTCACCCAGAAGGTGCTCGCGCAGTCGGTGCGCCAGTACCGCGCCGAGAGCGGCGCCGCGGTCGTCATGGACACCCGCACCGGCGAGATCCTCGCGCTCGCCGACTACCCGACCTTCGACGCCAACGTGCCGACCGAGTCCGACCAGGACGACCTCGGCTCGCGCGCCATGAGCGACACCTACGAGCCCGGGTCGGTGCAGAAGGTGCTCACCGCCGCCTCGCTGATCGACGCAGGCAAGGCGTTCCCGCGTCAGCGCTTCAAGGTGCCGTCCAGCCTCGCGCGCCAGGACCGGGTGATCGGCGACTGGTTCGACCACGGCGACATCCGGCTCACCCTGGCCGGCATCATCGCCAAGTCGTCCAACATCGGCACGGTGCTCGCCGCCGACGCGTTCTCGCCGCCGGAGCTGGTGGCCTACCTGAAGCGGTTCGGGCTCGGCACGCGCACCGACATCGGCGTCCGCGGCGAGACCCCCGGCATCCTGACCCCCGGCGAGGCGATGACGTCGCAGACCAAGGACCGCGTCGCCTTCGGGCAGTCGCTCTCGGTCAACGTCGCCCAGATGGCCGCGGCCATCAACACCATCGCCAACGGGGGAGTGCGGGTCTCGCCCAGTCTCGTCTCGGGGTCCGCGGTCACCGACGACGGCGTCACCGTCGGCACCGACGTCGCCACGCGTACGCGCGTCGTCAGCAAGAAGGCCGCGCGCGCGACCGCACGGATGATGGAGAAGGTCGTCGACCCCGAGGACGGCGTCGCGCCCGCGGCACAGGTGCCCGGCTACCTCGTCGCCGGCAAGACCGGCACCGCCCAGCGGGTCGCCAGCGACGGCACCGGCTACGACGGCAGCACGTCGGTCTCCTTCGGAGGGTTCGCTCCCGCCGACGACGCCCGCTTCACCGTCTACGTCGTGGTGCACGCCCCCCGGGTCGACGGCGGCGGCGGCTCGATCGCGGGGCCGGTGTTCTCCCGGATCATGGGCTACGTCCTGGGCCGCTACGGCGTCGCGCCCACCGACGGCACCCCGTCGCGCCTGCCCGTCGAGTGGTGA
- the rsmH gene encoding 16S rRNA (cytosine(1402)-N(4))-methyltransferase RsmH has protein sequence MTTPRHAPVLLDRVVALLAPALEAPGSVYVDCTLGLGGHSEAVLERLPHARVIGIDRDPEALRMSSERLASHGDRFTAVHAVYDELPEVVGSLGLDHVDAVFFDLGVSSMQLDVRERGFAYAEDAPLDMRMDPTTGPTAAELLNTATAQELTRILREYGEEKFASRIAREVVRRREATPFSTSADLVELLYATIPAPARRTGGHPAKRTFQALRMAVNDELAVLRRAIPASMEVIGVGGRVVVESYHSLEDRLVKRAFADATRLDVPPDLPFVPEGAEPALRLVTRGAERADEQEIAENPRAASVRLRAVERVLPSTPTSPGVVR, from the coding sequence ATGACGACTCCCCGCCACGCCCCGGTGCTCCTCGACCGGGTCGTCGCCCTGCTGGCCCCTGCGCTCGAGGCCCCCGGCTCGGTCTACGTCGACTGCACCCTCGGCCTCGGCGGGCACAGCGAGGCCGTCCTCGAGCGCCTCCCCCACGCCCGCGTGATCGGGATCGACCGCGACCCCGAGGCGCTGCGGATGTCCTCCGAGCGGCTCGCGTCCCACGGCGACCGGTTCACCGCCGTGCACGCCGTCTACGACGAGCTGCCGGAGGTGGTCGGCTCGCTCGGCCTGGACCACGTCGACGCCGTGTTCTTCGACCTCGGCGTGTCCTCGATGCAGCTCGACGTGCGTGAGCGCGGGTTCGCCTACGCCGAGGACGCGCCGCTCGACATGCGGATGGACCCCACCACCGGCCCGACCGCGGCCGAGCTGCTCAACACCGCGACCGCCCAGGAGCTGACCCGGATCCTGCGGGAGTACGGCGAGGAGAAGTTCGCCAGCAGGATCGCCCGCGAGGTCGTCCGGCGCCGCGAGGCGACGCCGTTCAGCACCAGCGCCGACCTCGTCGAGCTGCTCTACGCCACGATCCCCGCACCCGCCCGGCGCACGGGCGGCCACCCGGCCAAGCGCACCTTCCAGGCGCTGCGGATGGCGGTCAACGACGAGCTCGCCGTGCTGCGGCGGGCGATCCCGGCCTCGATGGAGGTCATCGGCGTCGGTGGGCGGGTGGTGGTCGAGTCCTACCACTCGCTCGAGGACCGGCTCGTCAAGCGGGCGTTCGCCGACGCCACCCGCCTCGACGTGCCGCCGGACCTGCCGTTCGTGCCCGAGGGCGCCGAGCCGGCCCTGCGGCTGGTCACCCGCGGCGCCGAGCGGGCCGACGAGCAGGAGATCGCCGAGAACCCCCGCGCCGCCTCCGTCCGCCTGCGCGCCGTCGAGCGCGTCCTCCCGTCCACTCCCACTTCCCCAGGAGTCGTCCGATGA
- the mraZ gene encoding division/cell wall cluster transcriptional repressor MraZ codes for MFFGTYTPKLDEKGRLFLPAKFRDELTEGLVVTRGQERCLTVWSLEDFGRLTDRLREAPVTQKNTRDYVRMLFAAASQEVPDKQGRINIPAPLREYASLRKECVVIGSMNRIEIWDPTAWATYSEEQEQKFSELSDEVFPGI; via the coding sequence GTGTTCTTCGGCACCTACACGCCCAAGCTCGACGAGAAGGGCCGTCTCTTCCTCCCGGCGAAGTTCAGGGACGAGCTGACGGAGGGACTCGTGGTGACCAGGGGACAGGAGCGCTGCCTCACTGTCTGGTCGCTGGAGGACTTCGGCCGGCTCACCGACCGGCTCCGAGAGGCGCCGGTCACGCAGAAGAACACCCGTGACTACGTCCGCATGCTGTTCGCCGCCGCCAGCCAGGAGGTGCCGGACAAGCAGGGGCGGATCAACATCCCGGCCCCACTGCGGGAGTACGCCTCGCTCCGCAAGGAGTGCGTCGTCATCGGGTCGATGAACCGGATCGAGATCTGGGACCCGACCGCGTGGGCGACCTACTCCGAGGAGCAGGAGCAGAAGTTCTCCGAGCTCAGCGACGAGGTCTTCCCCGGGATCTGA
- a CDS encoding MoxR family ATPase — MTTGSTGQAPDLDTVRRVTGAVRGNIERVIAGKPDVVNAALVVLLAEGHLLIEDVPGVGKTQLSKALARSIDCSVRRIQFTPDLLPSDVTGVSVFNQDTREFEFRPGGVFANIVVGDEINRASPKTQSALLECMEERQVTVDNATYQLERPFMVIATQNPIEMEGTYALPEAQRDRFMARVSVGYPVESAEIAMLEGHTARNPLDDLEPVTDAGEIRKVIEIVGRVHVAPAVQRYAVALTTATRASNDLHLGASPRATLHLVRAAKAVAATQGRDYVLPDDVYGITSSVLAHRLLPNVEATMSGRTTSAILSGIVESVPVPTASDSTSHATSHSTTGSPSIPRGSRA; from the coding sequence GTGACGACTGGGTCCACCGGGCAGGCGCCCGATCTCGACACCGTGCGCCGGGTGACCGGGGCCGTGCGCGGCAACATCGAGCGCGTCATCGCCGGCAAGCCCGACGTCGTCAACGCCGCGCTCGTCGTGCTGCTGGCCGAGGGCCACCTCCTCATCGAGGACGTGCCCGGCGTCGGCAAGACGCAGCTGAGCAAGGCGCTGGCCCGGAGCATCGACTGCTCGGTACGGCGCATCCAGTTCACGCCGGACCTGCTGCCCTCCGACGTCACCGGGGTCTCGGTGTTCAACCAGGACACCCGCGAGTTCGAGTTCCGCCCCGGCGGCGTCTTCGCCAACATCGTGGTCGGCGACGAGATCAACCGTGCGTCGCCCAAGACCCAGTCCGCGCTGCTGGAGTGCATGGAGGAGCGCCAGGTCACCGTCGACAACGCGACCTACCAGCTCGAGAGGCCGTTCATGGTGATCGCGACGCAGAACCCGATCGAGATGGAGGGCACCTACGCCCTCCCCGAGGCACAGCGCGACCGCTTCATGGCGCGGGTGTCGGTCGGCTACCCGGTCGAGTCGGCGGAGATCGCGATGCTCGAGGGGCACACCGCCCGCAACCCCCTCGACGACCTCGAGCCGGTCACCGACGCCGGCGAGATCCGCAAGGTCATCGAGATCGTCGGGCGCGTGCACGTCGCGCCCGCCGTCCAGCGCTACGCCGTGGCACTGACCACCGCCACGCGCGCGAGCAACGACCTCCACCTCGGCGCCTCGCCGCGGGCGACGCTCCACCTCGTCCGCGCCGCCAAGGCCGTCGCCGCCACGCAGGGACGCGACTACGTCCTGCCCGACGACGTGTACGGCATCACCTCGTCCGTCCTCGCGCACCGGCTGCTGCCCAACGTCGAGGCGACGATGAGCGGACGCACCACCTCGGCGATCCTGTCCGGCATCGTGGAGTCGGTGCCGGTGCCCACCGCGTCCGACTCCACGTCACACGCCACGTCCCACTCCACGACCGGCTCCCCGTCGATCCCACGCGGCAGCCGTGCGTGA
- a CDS encoding DUF58 domain-containing protein: MREALAALTVRGRAFLAAGITTVVAAIVVGHPSVVRIGVLVAALPLLTAWWVGRSRYRLALVRTVSPQLVVAGQPATVELTVSNESRTPTGVLLLEERLPYVLGTRPRFVLEGLGHGWRRHATYQVRSELRGQFEIGPMAVRVTDPFGLVELGRTFHATSRLTVTPRTVALPSIPLGGAWTGSGDNRPRAFATGSAEDVTVREYRRGDDLRRVHWRSSARVGELMVRREEQPWQSRATVFLDNRGTAHRGQGAASSLEAAVSAAASIAVHLTHHGYTVRLVTASGDSRETEWHSHTAAASTIPLLEALAVVQLDHSPAPDTQWLAEPGHGGLTIGVFGALGDTDLPFLRRLQHHASSSLAIALDVDAWAPHLPVHPGPGSAAHLTATGWRSITLGPRDRLDTAWQELGLMRSRATASAGASR, encoded by the coding sequence GTGCGTGAGGCACTTGCTGCGCTGACCGTCCGCGGACGGGCGTTCCTGGCCGCCGGCATCACCACGGTGGTCGCGGCCATCGTCGTGGGACACCCCTCGGTCGTCCGCATCGGCGTGCTGGTCGCGGCGCTGCCGCTCCTCACCGCCTGGTGGGTCGGGCGCTCGCGCTACCGCCTCGCACTGGTGCGCACCGTGTCGCCGCAGCTGGTGGTCGCCGGTCAGCCGGCGACGGTGGAGCTCACCGTCTCCAACGAGTCGCGCACCCCCACTGGCGTGCTGCTCCTGGAGGAGCGGCTGCCCTACGTGCTCGGCACACGGCCCCGCTTCGTGCTCGAGGGCCTCGGCCACGGCTGGCGCCGGCACGCGACCTACCAGGTGCGCTCGGAGCTGCGGGGCCAGTTCGAGATCGGCCCGATGGCGGTGCGGGTGACGGACCCGTTCGGCCTCGTCGAGCTGGGCCGCACGTTCCACGCCACGTCGCGGCTGACGGTCACCCCGCGCACCGTCGCGCTGCCCAGCATCCCGCTGGGCGGGGCGTGGACCGGGTCGGGGGACAACCGCCCGCGCGCCTTCGCCACCGGCAGCGCGGAGGACGTCACGGTGCGCGAGTACCGGCGCGGCGACGACCTGCGGCGCGTCCACTGGCGCAGCTCGGCCCGCGTCGGCGAGCTGATGGTGCGCCGCGAGGAGCAGCCCTGGCAGTCGCGGGCGACGGTGTTCCTCGACAACCGGGGCACCGCCCACCGAGGGCAGGGCGCGGCCAGCTCGCTGGAGGCGGCCGTGTCGGCCGCGGCCTCCATCGCCGTCCACCTCACGCACCACGGCTACACCGTCCGGCTGGTCACGGCGTCCGGCGACAGCCGGGAGACCGAGTGGCACTCCCACACCGCCGCGGCCAGCACGATCCCGCTGCTCGAGGCGCTCGCCGTCGTGCAGCTCGACCACTCGCCCGCTCCCGACACGCAGTGGCTGGCCGAGCCCGGCCACGGCGGCCTCACGATCGGCGTCTTCGGCGCGCTCGGCGACACCGACCTGCCCTTCCTGCGCCGGCTCCAGCACCACGCGTCGTCCAGCCTGGCGATCGCCCTCGACGTCGACGCGTGGGCGCCCCACCTCCCGGTCCACCCCGGCCCCGGGTCGGCCGCCCACCTCACCGCGACCGGCTGGCGCTCGATCACCCTCGGCCCGCGCGACCGCCTCGACACGGCCTGGCAGGAGCTCGGGCTGATGCGGAGCCGTGCCACCGCGTCAGCGGGGGCGAGCCGATGA